A genomic segment from Tuwongella immobilis encodes:
- a CDS encoding glycosyltransferase family 4 protein, producing the protein MHLVALVESPEHVCCRYRLRAFMPVWDRAGHTLELRSLPRGWWDKLALGRDLVHADAVIVQRKLLHPWQISLLHRRVKRLIFDYDDAVWSRDSYSKRGFTDLRRLTRFRAMVKSSDLVIAGNRYLADQARQWVPADQVQVIPTCVQPELYPISLHRPSDTVEMVWIGSRSTLQGIERIAGMLDRLGQRLPFLRLKLICDRFLEFPNLPVIPCPWSSDTEGIELANSAIGVSWIPDDPWSRGKCGLKVLQYMAAGLPVVANPVGVHPEMIVHGETGLLAESAEEWQDAISLLANDPQLRRRMGEAGRDRLETHYSVRAGADRWLTALNRLSHERLSA; encoded by the coding sequence GTGCATTTGGTTGCCCTTGTCGAATCGCCGGAACACGTCTGCTGTCGCTATCGGCTTCGGGCGTTCATGCCCGTGTGGGATCGTGCCGGGCACACGCTCGAGCTGCGTTCCTTGCCACGCGGCTGGTGGGACAAACTCGCCCTGGGCCGCGATTTGGTCCACGCCGATGCCGTCATTGTCCAGCGCAAGTTGCTGCATCCCTGGCAAATCAGCCTGCTTCATCGCCGCGTCAAACGACTCATCTTTGATTATGACGACGCCGTCTGGTCGCGGGATTCGTATTCCAAACGCGGATTCACCGATCTTCGCCGACTCACCCGCTTTCGCGCCATGGTGAAATCGTCCGATCTTGTCATTGCCGGCAATCGCTATCTCGCCGACCAAGCCCGCCAGTGGGTGCCCGCCGATCAGGTGCAGGTCATCCCCACCTGTGTGCAGCCGGAACTCTACCCCATTTCGCTGCATCGCCCCAGCGACACCGTCGAAATGGTCTGGATTGGCTCGCGAAGCACGCTGCAAGGCATCGAGCGCATTGCGGGAATGCTTGACCGCCTGGGGCAACGGCTGCCGTTCCTTCGGCTGAAACTCATCTGCGATCGATTCCTGGAATTTCCGAATCTGCCCGTGATCCCCTGCCCGTGGAGCAGCGATACCGAGGGGATCGAATTGGCGAATTCGGCCATTGGCGTCAGTTGGATTCCGGATGATCCCTGGAGTCGCGGCAAGTGCGGGTTGAAGGTGCTGCAATACATGGCGGCGGGGTTGCCGGTGGTGGCCAACCCCGTGGGCGTGCATCCGGAAATGATCGTGCATGGCGAAACCGGATTGCTCGCCGAATCCGCCGAAGAATGGCAAGACGCCATCTCCCTACTCGCCAACGACCCGCAATTGCGGCGGCGCATGGGCGAAGCGGGCCGGGATCGACTCGAAACGCATTATAGCGTCCGCGCTGGTGCCGATCGCTGGTTGACGGCATTGAATCGACTCTCTCACGAACGCCTGTCTGCATAA
- a CDS encoding tetratricopeptide repeat protein, translating to MMPPSNPFPMPEFPEWGKLSRATRCVLIGGVALVLVAVVLFVLGRNSGKRASDLLSDAALAQISRPKSPRPDSAAVPPRAPSALPRRLFEFPADSKDVTGATAGSIRPVGFLDDLTESATQSNSGYRGPTPAMPPGMREGTPPGNPGQTAPARPTGPGTPFMGLPGKSSSAGVAAPTGPGIPKRRPSPAYHGPSDLEPTWNPIDAGPSVPLPQEAVPVMTPASVGGSPNQPGLLPSTGMPSGISPNAVGAPVPVVPLPSTVRPLQPAPVAPFPAPAAVPSYEGVVVPDLSGSEPIPAMPTREGVPQSPPTLDLPPNSTPLPPPQRMPPPNLGANPPPPDPVPGDLDAVPLPAPGASGDAPFGPNGQPIPPRPPQTQPKFDVTKPVPPAPANRIARPQVDLTDGRPWRLETSAMQGEVLQAPPPKLDNTPREEPSAGTERAVLLGAARNAVARGDVELGIARFEEYLRRFPVDDTVRMEYAGVLVQGKRIPQAIREYEGLLARKPGDGKLRILLADVYVFGGDFRAAVSQLTTALEYEPGNLEVATRLARVYTFDSDFVRAKQVYDRYLASIRPGDPNAPKGLAALLLDLERPGDALLFLAQFRAKDPSDLEVLAGIVRAYSRMGRREPMRELITFMKKVKRNEIGVRLALAEILYKVDDLEAAGLMYEQILELKPDFQVARVGLARVETGLYHILRARQILESFTPDADTARIYFLALAEWHQQIGEVPEAKQIYRDLLRRAPADPELHLALGALFEKPARGEYEHAKAEYAKIPPNVKPWAKRARIGFASTLARQRRFDEAIDALRAILTEDPSDAEVVALLSRTLTKAKQFDRAEALCRSYLASNPPRESMAITVRFAMGYALLKNQKWMEAARNYEVLLSRSTAQVPEAFYGLALSLERLGYVERSRDIIGMAVAPGPYELRNRMAMSDLYSEDQNDYMVLDLCGAVLRNDPYFIPSRIRMLDSQVRMAGADVNVKPGFENAFAIMRVSPANFRAHLGASRLYVIAQDFNRAVQQYDRVIGLDPEFYLATVEKARTQYNNKQFAAARGTYQSLMFPSPDEVLIHSLSELAANDLKLRPVIEPYLHAKASGDRLRTEMARVAGALPPDQRDTLLRSLHDYDAEVAVDHVVRLEFNGKEVKDYKREAAVAAFRQSVVEDLDNVETRFDLGQAHAVLQQTRAAIMAYSDTLNVEPANHGALVAIDRASAELKPQWHNRWELYYQDGRSGLANITRNTLKTWARIPYGDENEFLDVGYASAFYSPVADSLLYGNIPFIRVQKMITEHTLAYAQLNIEQFAERFTTRPTFDIGFSDRFNDCVTLRGNAFLENVAENGESMRQDIYRYGFNVGANYRISKLWNTDANIGYVRYSDNNSLIQADASSDVSLTLPPKQLRLISSIMYQGYSDTTVLAFDPANPARLDGTVHPYFAPSSFVSTMTRLEWKHWLSRDYFAHSNQCWYLLSYGLAIDSSQVFYQDLRAAFNYDYCSWLTLGMETRGFYSRDYDQIGLMAYLIIRFQ from the coding sequence ATGATGCCACCATCCAACCCCTTTCCGATGCCGGAGTTTCCCGAATGGGGGAAGCTGTCGCGTGCAACGCGCTGCGTGTTGATCGGGGGAGTGGCGTTGGTTTTGGTGGCGGTCGTGCTCTTCGTCCTGGGCCGAAATTCGGGGAAACGGGCATCGGATCTGCTTTCGGATGCGGCATTGGCGCAAATCAGTCGGCCGAAATCGCCCCGGCCAGACTCGGCCGCTGTGCCCCCTCGCGCACCATCCGCTCTGCCACGTCGACTGTTTGAATTCCCGGCCGATTCCAAGGATGTGACCGGAGCGACTGCGGGATCAATCCGCCCGGTGGGATTTTTGGATGATCTGACCGAATCGGCAACTCAGTCGAATTCGGGATATCGTGGCCCCACACCCGCGATGCCGCCAGGGATGCGAGAAGGGACGCCGCCCGGGAATCCCGGCCAGACCGCGCCCGCTCGTCCGACTGGGCCGGGGACGCCGTTTATGGGGCTGCCGGGCAAATCGTCATCGGCCGGAGTGGCTGCGCCGACTGGGCCGGGGATTCCGAAGCGCCGCCCTTCGCCAGCGTATCATGGGCCGAGCGACTTGGAACCGACTTGGAATCCGATTGATGCCGGTCCGAGTGTGCCGCTGCCGCAAGAGGCGGTGCCGGTGATGACTCCCGCATCGGTCGGTGGTTCGCCGAATCAGCCGGGGTTGCTTCCATCGACTGGAATGCCGTCGGGAATTTCGCCCAATGCGGTGGGTGCGCCGGTGCCCGTGGTGCCGCTGCCCAGCACGGTGCGGCCGCTGCAACCGGCACCAGTGGCTCCGTTTCCCGCACCGGCGGCCGTTCCATCGTATGAAGGGGTGGTGGTGCCCGATCTGAGTGGCAGTGAGCCGATTCCGGCGATGCCCACTCGGGAAGGTGTGCCGCAATCGCCGCCGACTCTGGATCTGCCGCCGAATTCGACCCCGTTGCCGCCACCGCAACGCATGCCGCCGCCGAATCTGGGAGCGAATCCGCCGCCGCCGGACCCCGTGCCCGGCGATCTGGACGCGGTTCCGTTGCCTGCACCAGGTGCGAGTGGCGATGCGCCGTTTGGCCCGAATGGTCAGCCGATTCCGCCGCGCCCGCCGCAAACGCAACCGAAATTTGATGTCACGAAACCGGTGCCGCCCGCTCCGGCCAATCGCATTGCGCGGCCGCAGGTCGATCTCACCGATGGCCGTCCGTGGCGGCTCGAAACCTCCGCCATGCAGGGCGAAGTGCTGCAAGCGCCGCCGCCGAAATTGGATAACACCCCCCGCGAGGAGCCGAGCGCGGGCACCGAGCGCGCCGTGCTGCTGGGAGCGGCTCGCAATGCCGTCGCTCGGGGTGATGTCGAGCTGGGCATCGCCCGATTCGAGGAATATCTGCGGCGATTCCCTGTCGATGACACGGTGCGCATGGAATATGCCGGCGTGCTGGTGCAGGGGAAGCGCATTCCGCAGGCGATTCGGGAATATGAAGGGCTGCTGGCCCGCAAGCCCGGCGATGGCAAGCTGCGCATTCTGCTGGCGGATGTCTATGTTTTCGGCGGCGATTTCCGGGCTGCGGTCTCGCAGTTGACCACCGCGTTGGAGTACGAGCCGGGCAATCTCGAAGTCGCCACCCGATTGGCGCGGGTGTATACGTTTGATTCCGATTTTGTGCGGGCCAAACAAGTGTACGATCGCTATTTGGCCAGCATTCGCCCCGGCGATCCGAATGCGCCCAAGGGATTGGCCGCGCTGCTGCTCGATCTCGAACGGCCGGGCGATGCGCTCTTGTTTCTCGCGCAGTTTCGCGCCAAAGATCCCAGCGATTTGGAAGTGCTGGCGGGCATTGTGCGGGCCTATTCGCGCATGGGGCGACGGGAGCCAATGCGCGAGCTGATTACCTTCATGAAGAAGGTCAAGCGCAACGAAATCGGCGTGCGACTCGCCCTGGCGGAGATTCTGTACAAGGTGGACGATCTCGAAGCCGCCGGGCTGATGTACGAGCAAATCCTGGAGTTGAAGCCCGATTTCCAGGTGGCGCGAGTCGGGTTGGCTCGTGTGGAAACGGGGTTGTACCACATTCTGCGAGCGCGGCAGATTCTGGAAAGTTTCACGCCGGATGCCGATACCGCCCGCATCTATTTTCTCGCATTGGCCGAGTGGCATCAGCAGATTGGCGAAGTCCCGGAAGCGAAGCAGATTTACCGCGACTTGCTGCGGCGTGCCCCGGCCGACCCGGAATTGCATCTCGCACTCGGGGCGCTGTTCGAGAAGCCCGCGCGGGGCGAATACGAGCATGCGAAAGCGGAGTACGCCAAGATTCCGCCCAATGTCAAACCGTGGGCCAAACGCGCTCGCATTGGCTTTGCTTCAACATTGGCTCGGCAGCGCCGATTCGATGAGGCGATTGATGCGCTGCGGGCGATTCTCACCGAAGATCCCAGCGATGCCGAAGTGGTGGCGCTGCTGTCGCGCACATTGACCAAAGCCAAGCAATTCGACCGTGCTGAGGCGTTGTGCCGCAGTTATCTGGCGTCGAATCCGCCGCGGGAATCGATGGCGATTACCGTGCGATTCGCCATGGGCTATGCGCTGTTGAAGAATCAAAAGTGGATGGAAGCGGCCCGGAATTACGAAGTGCTCCTGTCCCGCTCCACGGCTCAGGTGCCCGAGGCATTCTACGGCTTGGCATTGTCGTTGGAACGGCTGGGATATGTCGAGCGATCCCGCGACATCATCGGCATGGCCGTTGCGCCGGGACCGTATGAACTCCGCAACCGCATGGCGATGTCCGACCTGTATTCCGAAGATCAGAACGATTACATGGTGCTGGATTTGTGCGGCGCGGTGTTGAGAAATGATCCGTATTTTATCCCGTCGCGGATTCGGATGCTCGATTCGCAAGTGCGGATGGCGGGGGCGGATGTCAATGTCAAGCCGGGATTCGAGAATGCCTTTGCGATCATGCGGGTTTCGCCGGCCAACTTCCGGGCGCATCTCGGGGCATCGCGGCTGTATGTGATTGCGCAGGATTTCAATCGCGCGGTGCAGCAATACGATCGCGTCATCGGGTTGGATCCGGAATTCTATCTGGCCACCGTGGAAAAGGCGCGAACGCAGTACAACAACAAGCAATTTGCCGCCGCGCGGGGGACGTATCAAAGCCTGATGTTCCCATCGCCGGATGAGGTGCTGATTCACTCGCTGAGTGAATTGGCGGCAAATGATTTGAAATTGCGGCCGGTCATCGAGCCGTATCTGCACGCGAAAGCGAGTGGCGATCGGCTGCGGACGGAGATGGCGCGGGTGGCCGGTGCGCTGCCGCCGGATCAACGCGATACCCTGCTGCGAAGTCTGCACGATTACGATGCGGAAGTTGCCGTCGATCATGTGGTGCGGCTGGAATTCAACGGCAAAGAAGTGAAGGATTACAAGCGCGAGGCGGCGGTTGCGGCATTTCGGCAATCGGTGGTGGAAGATCTGGACAATGTCGAAACCCGCTTCGATCTGGGGCAAGCGCACGCCGTGCTGCAACAGACGCGAGCCGCAATCATGGCCTATTCCGACACGCTGAATGTCGAGCCGGCCAATCACGGGGCGCTGGTGGCGATCGATCGCGCCAGCGCGGAGCTGAAGCCGCAATGGCACAATCGCTGGGAACTGTACTACCAGGATGGCCGAAGCGGGCTGGCGAATATCACCCGAAATACGCTCAAAACCTGGGCGCGGATTCCGTATGGCGACGAAAATGAATTCCTGGATGTGGGCTATGCTTCGGCGTTCTATTCGCCCGTGGCGGACTCGCTCTTGTATGGCAACATTCCGTTCATTCGCGTTCAGAAAATGATCACCGAGCATACCCTGGCGTATGCGCAATTGAACATCGAACAATTCGCCGAGCGATTCACGACGCGCCCGACGTTCGATATCGGCTTCAGCGACCGCTTCAACGATTGCGTCACCCTGCGGGGGAATGCGTTCCTGGAGAATGTCGCGGAAAACGGCGAATCGATGCGGCAAGACATCTACCGCTACGGCTTCAATGTCGGGGCCAACTACCGCATTTCCAAGCTGTGGAACACCGATGCCAACATTGGCTATGTGCGGTACTCGGATAATAACTCGCTGATTCAAGCCGATGCTTCCAGCGATGTCAGCCTGACGCTGCCGCCCAAGCAACTGCGGCTGATTAGCAGCATCATGTATCAGGGCTATTCGGATACTACGGTGCTCGCGTTTGATCCCGCGAATCCGGCCCGGCTCGATGGCACGGTTCACCCGTACTTTGCCCCGTCGAGTTTCGTCAGCACCATGACCCGCCTGGAATGGAAGCATTGGCTCAGCCGCGATTACTTCGCCCATTCCAACCAGTGCTGGTATCTGCTGAGTTACGGTCTGGCGATTGATTCCAGCCAAGTCTTCTATCAAGACTTGCGTGCCGCGTTCAACTACGACTACTGCTCGTGGTTGACCCTGGGCATGGAAACCCGCGGATTCTACTCCCGCGATTACGATCAAATCGGCCTGATGGCGTATCTGATCATTCGCTTCCAGTGA
- a CDS encoding serine/threonine-protein kinase yields MLTERNARIPLNLLVDHRLLAESDVTAIRSWHQRDALPGEEMLDFLIRQEVFSSEAPLLVELLHQGIALQGAVQRIFHRLGVDKLSREVAAQQAYLVTPTQSPSVHRTKSSHRTTAMISALPEKFQQYVKLAGETPASQNGVEPGEVTETVRVDAPPMVPPPSVVPSTATEMRSTTDTVSDLEIGTVLGRCKLLERIGRGTCGSVYRAQHLTLDVPVAVKLLHRAKTDQDMEMYRLLRREARLLAQLNHPHIVRIWDFDDHPSMPYLVMELVEGPNLQQLIEQAGSVPQTRAVQVLYEVIDALASAQNLGIIHRDLKPANILLASDGTAKLADLGLGLRTTTHAPDQSMAFDANRMVGTIAYMSPEQARSNNLVNHQSDIYSLGATFYHALTGKMVFTGSSMEVLMAHAMKNPTPLTQLVPNVDGGLAAIIHRMLAKKQEDRYGTYEELLADLLPVYHRLCRSPESETQRTTRIVALRKTLMTTRPTASAAPTEVPTETPTVANSDFAKSSGRLAELLKRYQKRQE; encoded by the coding sequence ATGTTGACGGAACGAAACGCGAGAATCCCTCTGAATCTACTGGTGGATCATCGGCTGCTGGCGGAATCCGATGTCACCGCGATCCGCAGTTGGCATCAACGCGATGCGCTGCCCGGCGAGGAAATGCTGGATTTTTTGATCCGGCAAGAAGTCTTCAGCAGCGAAGCCCCGCTTCTCGTGGAGCTGCTGCATCAAGGCATCGCCCTCCAGGGAGCCGTCCAACGGATCTTTCATCGGTTGGGGGTGGATAAGCTCTCCCGTGAAGTGGCGGCCCAGCAAGCCTATCTGGTGACGCCGACGCAATCGCCGTCGGTCCATCGAACCAAGTCATCGCACCGCACGACGGCGATGATTTCAGCCCTGCCCGAAAAGTTTCAGCAATACGTGAAGTTGGCTGGCGAAACTCCCGCGTCGCAAAATGGCGTCGAACCGGGAGAAGTCACCGAGACGGTCCGCGTGGATGCACCGCCGATGGTGCCGCCGCCGTCGGTGGTCCCCAGCACGGCCACCGAGATGCGTTCCACAACCGACACCGTCTCGGATTTGGAAATCGGCACGGTCTTGGGCCGCTGCAAACTGCTCGAACGGATCGGCCGGGGCACCTGCGGATCGGTGTATCGGGCCCAGCATCTGACGCTAGATGTTCCGGTGGCCGTCAAATTATTGCACCGCGCGAAAACCGATCAAGATATGGAGATGTACCGGCTCCTTCGCCGGGAAGCACGATTGCTTGCGCAATTGAATCATCCGCATATCGTGCGAATCTGGGATTTCGACGATCATCCCTCCATGCCGTATTTGGTGATGGAATTGGTCGAAGGGCCGAATTTGCAGCAATTGATCGAGCAAGCCGGATCGGTGCCGCAAACCCGTGCAGTGCAAGTCCTTTACGAAGTGATTGATGCCCTGGCATCGGCTCAAAATCTGGGCATCATTCACCGCGATCTCAAGCCCGCCAATATCCTGTTGGCGTCGGATGGCACGGCGAAGTTGGCCGATCTCGGCTTGGGGCTGCGGACCACGACCCATGCTCCGGATCAATCGATGGCGTTTGATGCCAATCGCATGGTGGGCACGATCGCGTACATGTCTCCGGAACAGGCCCGATCGAATAATCTGGTCAACCACCAGTCGGATATTTATTCGCTAGGAGCGACTTTCTATCATGCGTTGACGGGTAAGATGGTGTTCACCGGCAGTTCCATGGAAGTGCTGATGGCCCACGCGATGAAGAATCCCACCCCGCTGACGCAGTTGGTGCCGAATGTAGACGGCGGCTTGGCGGCGATTATTCATCGCATGCTCGCCAAAAAGCAAGAAGATCGTTACGGCACCTACGAAGAACTGCTCGCAGATTTGCTGCCGGTTTATCATCGGTTGTGTCGGTCTCCGGAATCGGAAACCCAACGCACCACACGAATTGTGGCACTTCGCAAGACGCTGATGACGACGCGACCGACCGCCTCGGCCGCACCCACGGAAGTGCCGACCGAAACTCCCACGGTGGCCAATTCGGACTTCGCGAAAAGTTCCGGCCGACTCGCCGAATTGCTCAAACGCTATCAGAAGCGTCAAGAGTAA
- a CDS encoding SWIM zinc finger family protein, whose protein sequence is MASSIQKKRSIRLVRSPQIDGVGVFAIDTPQETMFYTLREIPCEIGGRGFAVHRLGLGDLYHVRIGDPVDCSCECLGFLRHGDCKHVRGLLALLQAKKI, encoded by the coding sequence ATGGCCAGTTCAATCCAAAAGAAACGCAGTATCCGCCTCGTGCGATCGCCCCAAATCGATGGTGTGGGCGTCTTTGCGATTGACACCCCGCAGGAGACGATGTTCTACACCTTGCGGGAAATTCCCTGCGAAATCGGCGGGCGAGGCTTTGCGGTTCACCGTCTCGGATTGGGCGATTTGTACCATGTGCGGATCGGCGATCCGGTCGATTGCTCCTGCGAATGTCTTGGCTTTCTCCGCCATGGCGATTGCAAGCATGTTCGCGGATTGCTCGCCCTGCTGCAGGCCAAAAAAATCTGA
- the rplX gene encoding 50S ribosomal protein L24, with translation MHIRTGDIVAIISGESAGLRRKVLRVDPKNNKIVVEGVHVVKKHVRPDRRNPRGGVIEKEMPIDASKAMLIDPQTQQPTRVGVRYREDGTKELYAKKSGMTIRVLSRPRPSYAKPAQS, from the coding sequence ATGCATATTCGCACCGGAGACATCGTCGCCATTATTAGCGGCGAATCCGCGGGCCTCCGTCGGAAAGTCCTTCGCGTCGATCCGAAGAACAACAAGATCGTGGTCGAAGGGGTTCATGTTGTCAAGAAGCACGTTCGCCCGGATCGTCGTAATCCGCGTGGCGGCGTGATCGAAAAAGAAATGCCGATCGACGCCAGCAAGGCCATGCTGATCGATCCGCAAACCCAACAGCCGACTCGGGTTGGCGTTCGCTACCGCGAAGACGGCACCAAGGAACTTTACGCCAAGAAATCGGGCATGACCATCCGCGTCCTGTCCCGCCCGCGTCCGTCCTACGCCAAGCCTGCCCAAAGCTAA
- a CDS encoding DNA polymerase ligase N-terminal domain-containing protein: MPRYAISEHDWPHRHWDLFLEDGDALRTWRLLARPDHEATIPAVFTFPHRRIYLDYSGAISQNRGQITRWDTGEFCWVEDSPERVLIRLVGEQWQGTLELRHLAGEDWQAIASPWLTDSVPQSPQAEPGE; encoded by the coding sequence ATGCCGCGTTATGCGATTTCCGAACATGATTGGCCGCATCGACATTGGGATCTGTTTCTGGAAGATGGCGATGCGCTGCGAACCTGGCGGCTGCTGGCCCGACCGGATCACGAGGCGACGATTCCGGCCGTGTTCACCTTTCCGCATCGACGCATCTATCTGGACTATTCCGGGGCCATCTCGCAAAATCGTGGGCAGATTACCCGTTGGGATACGGGCGAATTTTGCTGGGTGGAAGATTCACCCGAACGTGTGTTGATTCGACTCGTCGGCGAACAATGGCAAGGCACCCTCGAATTGCGCCATCTCGCCGGGGAGGATTGGCAAGCGATTGCCTCGCCGTGGCTTACGGATTCGGTGCCCCAGTCACCGCAGGCGGAGCCGGGGGAATAA
- the smpB gene encoding SsrA-binding protein SmpB, which translates to MAGKGKKESSDGEIRMVCRNRRASFDYELSDKLECGIVLVGTEVKSLRDGHANLDGAYASIENEELWLIDAEIPEYAMGNLLNHKPKRTRKLLVHRREIAKFAGKASLRGYTLVPLAIYFRNGRAKVEIAVAKGKQLHDKRESLKNAEANRDIQRAMRSRSR; encoded by the coding sequence ATGGCAGGCAAAGGCAAGAAGGAATCCTCGGACGGCGAAATTCGCATGGTCTGTCGCAATCGACGGGCCTCGTTCGACTACGAACTCAGCGATAAATTGGAATGCGGCATCGTGCTGGTCGGCACCGAGGTGAAAAGCCTGCGCGATGGGCATGCGAATTTGGACGGGGCATATGCTTCGATTGAAAATGAGGAACTCTGGCTGATTGATGCCGAGATTCCCGAATACGCCATGGGCAACCTGCTGAATCATAAGCCGAAGCGGACACGGAAGTTGCTCGTCCATCGCCGCGAAATTGCGAAGTTCGCAGGGAAAGCGAGTCTGCGAGGGTACACGCTGGTGCCCTTGGCGATCTATTTCCGCAACGGGCGTGCCAAAGTGGAAATTGCGGTTGCCAAAGGGAAACAGTTACACGATAAACGGGAGTCGTTGAAGAACGCCGAAGCGAATCGGGATATTCAACGGGCCATGCGCAGTCGCTCGCGGTGA
- the mqnE gene encoding aminofutalosine synthase MqnE produces the protein MTTHADSDRLRLIRTKVEANQRLSFEDGLYLHNHADLFTLGELANIVRERKNGNVTYYNVNEHLNPTNVCVYRCSFCAFRSDLKGPRAYVMSDEQILERAREATERGCTELHVVGGLHHQKPYEWYLNIIRIIHENFPRLHLKGYTAVEWDWFHRLTGRPTRDILAEFKSVGLGSLPGGGAEIFHPDVRSKICEYKASADDWLRIHQEAHELGLRSNATMLYGHIESPEHRVDHLIRLRELQDRTGGFQTFIPLAFHPDNTRLNHIQKPSGMTDLRVMALSRLMLDNFDHVKAYWIMLGIQTAQVAQSYGADDLDGTVVHEKIYHDAGSDSPQEMTVAEIRRLIEEAGRVPMERDTLYHEVVRGEGPNQWQIGRKLQLATI, from the coding sequence ATGACGACCCATGCTGATTCTGACCGTCTGCGGCTGATCCGCACCAAAGTGGAGGCCAACCAGCGGCTCAGCTTTGAAGATGGCCTGTACCTGCACAATCACGCCGACCTGTTCACGCTCGGCGAGCTGGCCAATATCGTCCGCGAACGCAAAAACGGCAACGTGACGTACTACAACGTCAACGAGCATCTCAATCCGACGAATGTGTGCGTGTACCGTTGTTCGTTCTGTGCCTTTCGCTCCGACCTCAAAGGCCCGCGTGCCTATGTGATGAGCGATGAGCAAATTTTAGAGCGTGCCCGCGAAGCGACCGAACGCGGTTGCACCGAGTTGCACGTTGTCGGTGGGCTGCATCACCAAAAGCCCTATGAATGGTATTTGAATATCATTCGCATCATCCACGAAAATTTCCCCCGGTTGCACCTGAAGGGGTACACCGCAGTCGAATGGGATTGGTTCCATCGGCTGACGGGCCGACCGACGCGGGACATTCTGGCGGAATTCAAGTCGGTGGGGCTAGGCAGTCTGCCGGGTGGCGGGGCGGAAATTTTTCATCCCGATGTTCGCAGTAAGATTTGCGAATACAAAGCCTCGGCCGATGATTGGCTGCGCATCCATCAGGAAGCCCACGAATTGGGGCTGCGTTCCAACGCGACCATGCTCTACGGCCACATCGAATCGCCGGAGCATCGCGTAGACCATCTGATTCGATTGCGAGAGTTGCAGGATCGCACTGGCGGATTCCAGACCTTCATCCCGTTGGCGTTCCACCCGGACAATACTCGGCTGAACCACATTCAGAAGCCAAGCGGAATGACCGACCTCCGTGTGATGGCACTCAGCCGACTCATGCTCGATAACTTCGATCATGTGAAAGCCTATTGGATCATGCTCGGCATCCAAACCGCGCAGGTGGCCCAAAGCTACGGCGCCGACGATCTCGACGGAACCGTCGTCCACGAAAAGATTTACCACGATGCGGGCAGCGATTCGCCCCAAGAAATGACCGTCGCCGAAATTCGCCGACTGATCGAAGAAGCGGGGCGCGTGCCAATGGAGCGCGATACGCTGTATCACGAAGTCGTTCGCGGTGAAGGTCCAAATCAGTGGCAGATTGGCCGAAAGCTCCAATTGGCGACGATCTGA